TCGGCAAGCGTGGCGGCCAGTTCTCTGACGGCGACAGCCACGTCGGCAATTTCTCGCGGTATCGCGCTCGGGTCCGCAGGAGCTTCCGGCGTCGCGCTGAGCATCGCGCGGACCCCGCGAGCATCTTCCTCGGCCAGGGTGAGCGCTCGGTCCCTCAAGACGTCTGCCTTATTGGCGTACTCGCTCGCGACGTCAAGCTGCTGACTGGAGAGTCGGGCGGTCTTTGCCGCCAGAGCCGCGCCCAGTGCGGCGGCGGTGGCCGCGGCGGACCCAGCGGAGGGGCCCGGTGAGCCGGACGCCATTCGCTCCAGCAGCATCCGGACTGAATCGTCCATTTCCCTCATGCTCACGCTTTCACCCGGGTCATCTCGGGATCGAACGGTGCGGTGCGCCCCACGGTCAGCACCGTCACCGGGTACCTCTCGCCGAGGTACTCCACCAGAAGCTCCCGGCCCTCGACCGCCTGCTCCGGTGGCAGATACACCAGTAGAAGATACCTGCCAAGCGACGGTGCGGGTCCGGCAGAGGTGACGAAAGAACGGCGACCCTTGGCATCGATGATCGGCTCAGCGCTCCGAGTGAGGACGGGCTCGTGCCCGGTCATGAAACGGTCCACGCCGTCAGCGACGGCCAGCGTGCACAGTGTCGCCGCCGGCTCCTCCTCGCGGGCCGCGAGGTAGGCAGTCTTGCCGATGAAGTCCGCGCTCTTCACCCGTGGCAGCGCCAGGCCGGCCTCCACCGGGTCGTACTCGCCGGTCAACTCGGCACCCATCAGGCGATGTGCTTTCTCTAGACGCCCGGTTGTCCCGTACACCCCGATCCCGGCCGCAACCACTCCGAGGGTCTCGCCCGCTGCCCAGAGCAGATCCCAGAGAGGCAATCCATGCTCGGCAGGAGCATGGATCTCCCAACCCAGATCACCGACGTAGGAAATGCGGAGCATTTGGACCGGCAAGCCCCCCAGATCCATTTCTCGGGCTGTGCCGAAGGGGAAGGCGGCATCGCTGACGTCCTCCTCTGTGACCGCCGCGATAAGATCTCGTGCTCGCGGCCCCCAGACCCCGACTGAGCACACTGCCGAGGTCATATCGGCGAGGTGCACCGAGCCGTCGGACGGCAGGTGTGCCCGGAACCACGCGAGGTCTCGGCCGCCATCGGACCCGCCTGTGATGACCCGGAAGTCTTCTTCGCCGCGGCGCACGATCGTCAGGTCTGCCCGGAAGCCACCGCCCGGGTCGAGCAGCGGGGTGTAAATGGTGCGACCGACGGGGCGGTCGAGTTGGGCCATTGCCAGTCGCTGAAGGTAGTCGAGCGCGCCGGGCCCCGTCACATCGAACACGGCGAAGGCGCTCACGTCGACCATGGCCACGCGATCCCGCATGGCGAGGTGCTCCGCCTCGATGATCGGCGACCACCACCGTGCGTCCCACTCTGCTCTGCGCTGCGGGATCCGTCCGGCATACTCCTCGACCAGACCTGAGTTCGATTCGTACCACTGTGGGCGCTCCCATCCTCCGGCCTCGAAGTACACGGCACCGAGGCTGGTGGTGCGGGCATGGAATGGGCTCGTGCGTATGGGCCGATTGCTCTGCCACTGCTCCCGTGGGTGGGTAATGCCGTAAATCTTCGGGAACCCCTCCGCAGTCCGCGCTTTTACGTGGGCATCCGTGCGTGCGTACGGATAAAACCGAGAGATGTCTGCAGCGTGCAGGTCGATCTCGGTCGTGCCGTCTGTGAGCCATTGCGCGATCATGCGACCGACGCTCGGTGCTTCCTTGATCCAGACGGCTGCCGCCGACCACAGTCCGGCAACTTCGGGGGTCTCCCCGAGGAGTGGCCCGCCGTCGGGGGTGAGCGAGAGCAGCCCGTTCAGTGCCTTGTGCGGCTTCGGTGTTGACCCACCCAGCAGCCCGGGGAAGAGCTCCTGTGCGTGTCGCAGCTGGGGGGCAAAGTCGTCCGAGGTGAACGGGAAGCTTGTTGGGCTATCTTGACCGGGTGCCCCGACGGGAGGGATCTCCCCTGGGCTGTGCAGCATTGGACGGTGAGCGTATGAGCCGATCTCCAGGCTCGACCCGCGCTGGCGTTCGTACATCAGGCAGTCCATATCCCTGACAAGTGGGAAGCTAACCCATTCACCGCTCCGCTCCAGCTCCGGGATCGGTCCGACGTCGATCATCTGGTGCACCGCCGGGCTGAGCGGAATGCGCGCACCGGCGAGCGCGGCAACCTTCGGGCTCCACACACCGCAGGCCACCACGACGATCTCGGTTTCGATGCGCCCGCGATTCGTGACAACTCCGTTTACGCGGCCACCGGAAACCTCGAGATCGAGCACCTCAGTCTCGGCGCAGACGGTGAGCGCTCCACGCTGCTCGGCCTCCTCGCGCACGAGTGCGCCGGCCCGCACCGGATCCACGATCGCACCGGTCGGGGTGTGGAATCCGGAGATTAGCAGGTCGGTACTGCAGTAGGGCACCAAATCGCCGATCTGATCCGGGGTGAGCAGCTCGGCCTCGATGCCCCAGGAACGAGCCGACGTCATCCGACCGCGCAGCTCCTGGGCTCGTTCCTCAGAGCGGGCCACCTCGATACCCCCGCAGCGTGTGAGCACGCCAAGGTCGGAGTACTGACGCATGGAGTCCACCGTGAGGTCCGTGATCTCCTTGGAGTGATCCACGGGGAACACGAAGTTCGAGGCGTGCCCGGTAGACCCACCAGGGTCTGGCAACGGTCCTTTGTCGATCTGGGTGATGTTTCGCCATCCCAGATCGGCGAGATGGTGAACCACGAAGTTGCCGACCACTCCCGCTCCGATAACGACGACGTCCGCTCGGCCTGGCAGCTGTGCCATGGCGACCTCCTGACCTCCGCCTGATACTCTCAAGATATATCAGTGTGGAGGAATTGGCCATGGTTCGTGCGAGATCGAGGCCAGGGCCCGCCGAGCCAGGGATGGCGCTCACGGGGCCCTCGGCCAGGGTGGCGACCTCGAGACCACGGGTAGCGAACGTCTCGTTGGCCGACCTGACCGTGATGCCGCCACCAGACGCGCACGCAACGTCGCTCTCCGGTGTCGCGTATTACCTCATCCGCGACCTCATCGTCACCCTCCAGCTGAAGCCGGGTACGGCGCTGGAGGAACGAGAGCTGATGGCACAGCTGGCACTGGGCCGTACCCCTGTGCGAGAAGCGATTCGGCGCCTCGCTAGCGAGGGACTTATTGAGATCTACGCCCGGCGAGGAACGGTCGTCGCCCCGGTAGACGTGCGCGACCTGGCGCGCGTTTCAGAAGTGCGCGTCCAGCTCGAAGGCTTGGCGGCGCGGCTGGCCGTTGAGCGGGCCGATGTTGCCGACCGGGACGCAATAGTCCAGCTGCTCGCCGACCTCGAGACCGGTGCCGAGAGCCAGCGCGAGCTGATCCGGCTCGACCAGCGCGTGCACCATTGCGTTCACCATGCCACACACAATCGCTACCTCGAAGCAACGTTGGCCGAGTATCTCACCCTGAGCCTGCGGCTCTGGTTTCTCGGCCTGGAGCGGGTGCAGCGGCTCGACGAAGCCGTCGACGAGCACCGTGGGCTGCTCACTGCCGTTTTGGATCGAGATCCAGACGCGGCGGAGCAGGCAGCACGCGCCCACGTGACTGGCTTCTGGGACGAGATCCGGCAGGTTCTGGCGACCTGACAGACTTGCGCTCGTCATGCTGCATAGGCGGTGGCGACATGCCAACCCCTCGGTGAGAGGGAGCGGTGAACGCCCGCGGCTACGCGGTCTTCGGCGTCGCCCCCGCGGCATCCGTTCCGCCTGCCGGCTTGTCTGCGCCCATGAGCTTGCGCAGCACGACGCGCTCGCCGAGCGTCCACGACACCGTGACAAGCAGGTAGAGCGCTGCCGCGAGCGGCACAAAGGTGGCGATGATCGCCGTCATGAACGGCATGAAGCTGAGCACCTTGGTGATGTTCGTCATGTCGGGCATCTGCGGCATTCCGGGAGCGGGTTCCGGACGTTGGGCGGGTGCCGGCATCGGCGGCATGAGGATCTTGCGCGACGCCTGCGCGACAACCGCAATGATGACGACGATGATGGCGTACATGATGCCCGAGGTCACCGTCACTGAACCAGACTGAATCTGCAGCACAAGGCTGTCTCCGAGCTCGGTGCCGAAGAATGAGTTGGTCAACAGGTTGTTCGGCTCACCGCCGATTGTGGGCACAAGAAACAGTCCGTACACGGCCATGAGCACGGGCATCTGCGCCAGCATCGGCAGGCAGCCTGCCAGGGGCGATACCTTCTCTTTCTGGTACAGCTCCATGGTCTTGCGCTGCAGTACTTCTGGTTTCTTCTTGTACTTCTTCTGCAGCTCTTGAAGCTGCGGCGCAATGCGCTGCCTGTCGATCTGCGCCTTGACCTGCGAGCGGCCCACCGGTATCAGGCAGGCGCGCACGATCACGGTGAGCAGCATGACGGCGAGTGCGGCACTGGCTCCGCCGGCGATGGGAGCGAGCATGTCGCTCAAGAATGTGAGAACGGTATGGGCAATGTTGATGAGCCACGCAATGGGCGCGAATTCGTAGATGTTCATGTGTCACTTTCGACGAGTCTGGTAGAAGTCGTGTGACCATCGACGGATGCTGTCGGGCAGCCAGAGCTGGCGCGAGAATGCGCGCGGTGGCGGGGCAGCGACGTGTGTCAGGCGACGGTCGCGGTGACTAGGCCCGGAGCTCGGGGCCGCGGTTTTCCTGCGGCATCCGGAGCGCTCTGCGAGAGCATGCGCGACGTGTCGCGTGGAGGCAAGATGCGGCTCGTGCGCGGCGTCCCCGCTGTGACCGCGGGAGTGAAGCTCGTGCGGGTTGTGACCACGACGGCTGTGCCCGCGAGCCCGATGGCGGCGACGAGAGCAAGCTCCCACAGCGTGTGGTCCGTTGCCGACAGCTCGAATGCCGCGGCGAAGAACCGCGCGATGAATTCGATGTACTGCAGCACTGTGACCTCTCGCTGATGAACTCGGTCAGAGTACCACTCGCGTGTGGGCGTCGTCTGGCAAGCGTGAGCTACGGAGTGCGGCGACGCAGCGTCAGCGAGCCGACGACGATGGCGCCGACGATCCAGCACCCGATGAACAACACGCGCAGCCACACGTAGCCAGCGTCTTCGTCGCCCGTCGACACCGCCGTGAGTGCGTCGATCGCGTGCGACAGCGGCAGCCAGTCGCCGATCGTCTCAAGAACGTCGGGAAGCTGATCCCGTGGAAGGAAGATGCCGCCAAGCAGGATCTGCGGAAACACGAAAACCGGCATGAACTGCACAACCTGAAACTCTGTGCGCGCAAAAGCGCTGGCAAGAAGCCCGAGCGCCGTGCCGAGCAGGGCATCTGCTACGGCGACGGCAAACAGCATCCAAATCGATCCCTCGATCTCGAGACCGCACACCCAGGTGGCATACGCGACGGCGACGGCAGTCTGCAGCACCGCGAGCAGCCCGAACGCGAGTGTGTAGCCGAGAATGAAGTCGCCGCGGCCCAGCGGCATTGACAGCAAGCGTTCGAGGGTGCCGCTGCGGCGCTCGCGAAGTGTTCCGATGCTTGTCACGAGAAACATCACGATGAACGGGAACAGCGCGAGCATTGCGGGGCCGATGTCGGCGAAGACGGGCGTTTCGTCAAAGATCCACGCGACGAGTCCGATGAGCAGGCTCGGCACGACGAGCAGCAGCACGATGGTGCGGGGATCGTGGCGAATCTGCATCAGCACCCGCCCCGCGGTGGCGAGGGTGCGCATCGGGTTCATTGCGCGCCTCCCGCGTGGCGGCCATGGCGACGAAGAGTGGATGCCGCAGCACGCTGCGAGGCGGCATTCGCACCCTTCTCGCTAGCTTCGATGACGCGCAGGAAAGCGTTCTCGGCGGTGTCTGCGCCGGTGCTCGAGAGCAGCTCTGTCGGTGTGGTGTCGCCGATGATGGCACCTTCCCGCATGAGCAGCAGGCGGTCGCAGCGCGTCGCTTCGTCCATGACGTGACTCGAGACAAGCAACGTGGCGCCGTCGTCGGCGATGCGTCGGAAGATGCCCCACAGGTCCGCGCGCAGCACGGGGTCGAGTCCGACGGTCGGCTCGTCGAGCACGAGAAGGTCGGGGGAGCCCAGCATGGCGGCAGCGAGTGAGACGCGATTGGCCTGGCCTCCTGAGAGCGTGCGGGCGAGCTGGTCGCGCTGATCGCCGAGGTCGGTGCGTTCAATGACGCGATCGATATCGGATGCCGTGGCGCCCTGCACGCGCGCGAAGTACGTCAGATTCTGACGCACCGTGAGGTCGTCGTAGATGCTCGCCTGTTGTGTCATGTAGCCGACGCGACGTCGCAGCGATGCCGAGCCGGCGCGCTCGCCGAGCACGGTGATCTCGCCACCGTGCACGATCTGCACACCGACGATGGTGCGCATGAGCGTCGTCTTGCCGCTCCCGCTCGGGCCGAGCAGTCCGATGATCGCGCCGCGCGGCACCGTGAGGTCGAGGCCGTTGATGACGGTGGCGCGACCGCGACGGACAGTCAGCCCGCGTATCTCGATCGCATTATTCATCACACGATGAATTAAACGCTCCATTGCAGTCTCTGTCAAGCAAGCAGTGGCTACGCGGGGCCGTCGAGATGCAGCT
The Paramicrobacterium chengjingii DNA segment above includes these coding regions:
- a CDS encoding ABC transporter permease yields the protein MNPMRTLATAGRVLMQIRHDPRTIVLLLVVPSLLIGLVAWIFDETPVFADIGPAMLALFPFIVMFLVTSIGTLRERRSGTLERLLSMPLGRGDFILGYTLAFGLLAVLQTAVAVAYATWVCGLEIEGSIWMLFAVAVADALLGTALGLLASAFARTEFQVVQFMPVFVFPQILLGGIFLPRDQLPDVLETIGDWLPLSHAIDALTAVSTGDEDAGYVWLRVLFIGCWIVGAIVVGSLTLRRRTP
- a CDS encoding DUF6412 domain-containing protein, coding for MLQYIEFIARFFAAAFELSATDHTLWELALVAAIGLAGTAVVVTTRTSFTPAVTAGTPRTSRILPPRDTSRMLSQSAPDAAGKPRPRAPGLVTATVA
- a CDS encoding ABC transporter ATP-binding protein, producing MERLIHRVMNNAIEIRGLTVRRGRATVINGLDLTVPRGAIIGLLGPSGSGKTTLMRTIVGVQIVHGGEITVLGERAGSASLRRRVGYMTQQASIYDDLTVRQNLTYFARVQGATASDIDRVIERTDLGDQRDQLARTLSGGQANRVSLAAAMLGSPDLLVLDEPTVGLDPVLRADLWGIFRRIADDGATLLVSSHVMDEATRCDRLLLMREGAIIGDTTPTELLSSTGADTAENAFLRVIEASEKGANAASQRAAASTLRRHGRHAGGAQ
- a CDS encoding GntR family transcriptional regulator, with amino-acid sequence MVRARSRPGPAEPGMALTGPSARVATSRPRVANVSLADLTVMPPPDAHATSLSGVAYYLIRDLIVTLQLKPGTALEERELMAQLALGRTPVREAIRRLASEGLIEIYARRGTVVAPVDVRDLARVSEVRVQLEGLAARLAVERADVADRDAIVQLLADLETGAESQRELIRLDQRVHHCVHHATHNRYLEATLAEYLTLSLRLWFLGLERVQRLDEAVDEHRGLLTAVLDRDPDAAEQAARAHVTGFWDEIRQVLAT
- a CDS encoding cyclodeaminase/cyclohydrolase family protein, which produces MDDSVRMLLERMASGSPGPSAGSAAATAAALGAALAAKTARLSSQQLDVASEYANKADVLRDRALTLAEEDARGVRAMLSATPEAPADPSAIPREIADVAVAVRELAATLAERGNPRLHADAAAAECLAAAAERMIDGIIRSNARETG
- a CDS encoding YidC/Oxa1 family membrane protein insertase, which gives rise to MNIYEFAPIAWLINIAHTVLTFLSDMLAPIAGGASAALAVMLLTVIVRACLIPVGRSQVKAQIDRQRIAPQLQELQKKYKKKPEVLQRKTMELYQKEKVSPLAGCLPMLAQMPVLMAVYGLFLVPTIGGEPNNLLTNSFFGTELGDSLVLQIQSGSVTVTSGIMYAIIVVIIAVVAQASRKILMPPMPAPAQRPEPAPGMPQMPDMTNITKVLSFMPFMTAIIATFVPLAAALYLLVTVSWTLGERVVLRKLMGADKPAGGTDAAGATPKTA
- a CDS encoding GcvT family protein, encoding MAQLPGRADVVVIGAGVVGNFVVHHLADLGWRNITQIDKGPLPDPGGSTGHASNFVFPVDHSKEITDLTVDSMRQYSDLGVLTRCGGIEVARSEERAQELRGRMTSARSWGIEAELLTPDQIGDLVPYCSTDLLISGFHTPTGAIVDPVRAGALVREEAEQRGALTVCAETEVLDLEVSGGRVNGVVTNRGRIETEIVVVACGVWSPKVAALAGARIPLSPAVHQMIDVGPIPELERSGEWVSFPLVRDMDCLMYERQRGSSLEIGSYAHRPMLHSPGEIPPVGAPGQDSPTSFPFTSDDFAPQLRHAQELFPGLLGGSTPKPHKALNGLLSLTPDGGPLLGETPEVAGLWSAAAVWIKEAPSVGRMIAQWLTDGTTEIDLHAADISRFYPYARTDAHVKARTAEGFPKIYGITHPREQWQSNRPIRTSPFHARTTSLGAVYFEAGGWERPQWYESNSGLVEEYAGRIPQRRAEWDARWWSPIIEAEHLAMRDRVAMVDVSAFAVFDVTGPGALDYLQRLAMAQLDRPVGRTIYTPLLDPGGGFRADLTIVRRGEEDFRVITGGSDGGRDLAWFRAHLPSDGSVHLADMTSAVCSVGVWGPRARDLIAAVTEEDVSDAAFPFGTAREMDLGGLPVQMLRISYVGDLGWEIHAPAEHGLPLWDLLWAAGETLGVVAAGIGVYGTTGRLEKAHRLMGAELTGEYDPVEAGLALPRVKSADFIGKTAYLAAREEEPAATLCTLAVADGVDRFMTGHEPVLTRSAEPIIDAKGRRSFVTSAGPAPSLGRYLLLVYLPPEQAVEGRELLVEYLGERYPVTVLTVGRTAPFDPEMTRVKA